A DNA window from Candidatus Nanoarchaeia archaeon contains the following coding sequences:
- a CDS encoding aspartyl protease family protein encodes MPIIYRYIHVPRKDGTLRHAPFIPVIVRNKFEQVMKVVGLVDSGADTTVVPRDLADLLGMKENAASTETGGIGGKVKVKRSRLRFMLEGNRERYSLDVPALILQDNDNDVPLLLGRHGFFEHFHITFKQDEQKVVLKRINPKEIY; translated from the coding sequence ATGCCGATTATATACAGGTACATCCATGTTCCAAGAAAAGATGGGACATTGCGGCATGCGCCATTTATCCCGGTTATTGTAAGAAATAAGTTTGAGCAGGTAATGAAAGTAGTGGGCCTTGTTGATTCTGGGGCAGACACTACTGTTGTTCCAAGGGATTTGGCAGATTTGCTTGGGATGAAAGAAAATGCAGCATCAACCGAGACAGGAGGCATTGGCGGAAAAGTTAAGGTGAAGCGTTCCAGACTGCGCTTTATGCTTGAAGGAAATCGTGAGCGGTATTCTCTGGATGTCCCGGCCCTTATCCTCCAGGATAATGATAACGACGTTCCGTTGCTTCTTGGCAGGCATGGGTTTTTTGAGCATTTCCATATAACCTTCAAACAAGACGAGCAGAAGGTGGTATTAAAAAGGATCAATCCAAAGGAGATCTATTAA
- a CDS encoding DUF5678 domain-containing protein, translated as MAAQDVFPKGMDLSAYVGEWIVICRDKIVAHDKSLAKLEEEIKQCRPAPTIAKLPKKDTLIF; from the coding sequence ATGGCAGCCCAGGATGTTTTTCCAAAGGGAATGGATTTATCAGCCTATGTAGGAGAGTGGATAGTGATATGCAGGGATAAGATAGTAGCACATGACAAGAGCCTGGCTAAGCTGGAAGAGGAGATAAAACAATGCCGCCCTGCCCCGACCATTGCTAAGCTCCCAAAAAAAGACACGTTGATTTTCTAA